A genomic window from Silene latifolia isolate original U9 population chromosome Y, ASM4854445v1, whole genome shotgun sequence includes:
- the LOC141632749 gene encoding uncharacterized protein LOC141632749, giving the protein MSLVDYYSKLKNIWENLDSLDPLPICSCGKMDLCSCTLFKRIIEREQNAKLIQFLMGLNGAYDTIRTQILSIDPLPSISKTLGLLKKIERQRQIYDGIDVITNANAYAVSNQFASKQANWQNSKTESGTTSYKFCTFCNMKGHDLTNCFMLNKCSHCNKPGHKVENCYGLHGYPSKGKAEMGNKSQAGGSKGKRGANNAELKEVASPLDDFDDTNSELVPVAPATHNTNLYSSVIDGIVNSVIDQVLKRLTDSNTNLVAANFAGILSSSLANVVSHRKFLHDWIIDTGASDYMTFDLSILHDIKLLSPSVLVSLPDGSSKLGTHMGTIYLIADIILLNVFFIPDFKQNLLSVGRLIDDGKFTVLLKPSKCLFQAHFSNKTIAIGRRQGELYGIQHFNKPILVNKVISLVKRALQHRLSSNVNSNNLNPTRCNSSNNATLSKHIHLLHARTGHMPVKKLKLVLPIDCSNENEFHCESFVLAKHHKLPFPLSFSRASRCFELLHMDVWGPYRTPELSGATYFLTLLDDHSRTTWTILFQNKGQVSGLVKNFILHIETQFNAKVKTIRTDNGTEFL; this is encoded by the coding sequence ATGTCATTGGTTGACTATTACAGCAAACTCAAGAACATTTGGGAAAATTTAGATAGTTTGGATCCTCTTCCCATCTGTTCTTGTGGAAAGATGGATCTTTGTTCTTGTACTCTGTTCAAAAGGATTATTGAACGTGAGCAAAATGCAAAATTAATTCAATTCTTAATGGGCTTAAATGGTGCTTATGACACTATTCGCACTCAAATCTTATCAATAGATCCCCTTCCTTCTATTAGTAAGACCTTGGGTTTATTAAAGAAAATTGAGCGTCAAAGGCAAATCTATGATGGTATTGATGTCATTACTAATGCTAATGCTTATGCTGTTTCTAACCAGTTTGCATCCAAGCAAGCAAATTGGCAAAATTCTAAAACTGAGTCTGGTACTACTAGTTACAAGTTCTGTACTTTTTGTAACATGAAGGGGCATGATCTTACGAACTGTTTCATGTTAAATAAGTGCTCTCATTGTAATAAACCAGGACATAAAGTTGAAAATTGTTATGGTTTACATGGTTATCCTTCCAAGGGGAAAGCAGAGATGGGTAACAAGTCTCAAGCTGGTGGTTCTAAAGGCAAAAGAGGGGCAAATAATGCTGAACTGAAAGAAGTTGCTTCTCCTTTGGATGATTTTGATGATACAAATTCTGAATTGGTTCCTGTTGCTCCTGCCACTCATAATACTAATCTTTATTCTTCTGTTATTGATGGAATTGTTAACTCTGTGATTGATCAGGTTCTCAAAAGACTGACTGATTCAAATACCAATCTTGTTGCCGCCAATTTTGCAGGTATACTTTCTTCATCTCTTGCTAATGTTgtttcacatagaaagttcttgcaTGATTGGATTATTGATACTGGTGCTTCAGATTATATGACGTTTGATTTGTCTATTTTACATGATATTAAGTTGTTGTCACCTTCTGTTTTAGTTAGTTTACCTGATGGTTCTTCTAAACTGGGTACTCATATGGGTACTATATACTTAATTGCTGATATTATTCTGTTAAATGTGTTTTTTATTCCAGATTTTAAACAAAACTTGCTGTCAGTAGGTAGATTAATTGATGATGGTAAATTCACTGTTCTGTTGAAACCTTCTAAATGTCTTTTTCAGGCCCATTTCAGTAATAAAACTATTGCAATTGGGAGAAGGCAGGGAGAATTATACGGGATACAACATTTTAATAAGCCTATTTTAGTCAATAaagtcattagtttagttaagaGAGCTTTACAACATAGGTTATCTTCCAATGTAAATTCTAATAATCTGAATCCTACTCGTTGTAATTCCTCTAATAACGCTACTCTTAGTAAACATATACATCTTTTACATGCTAGGACTGGCCATATGCCTGTGAAGAAACTGAAACTTGTACTTCCTATTGATTGCTCTAATGAGAATGAATTTCATTGTGAATCCTTTGTTTTAGCAAAGCATCATAAGCTTCCATTTCCTTTAAGTTTCTCTAGAGCTAGCCGTTGTTTTGAGTTATTGCACATGGATGTTTGGGGACCATATAGGACCCCTGAACTATCTGGTGCAACCTATTTTCTTACcttgcttgatgatcattccAGAACCACCTGGACCATTCTGTTTCAAAATAAAGGACAAGTTTCAGGTCTTGTTAAGAATTTTATACTGCATATAGAAACACAGTTTAATGCTAAAGTAAAGACCATCAGAACTGATAATGGAACAGAATTTCTATAA